One stretch of Jiangella gansuensis DSM 44835 DNA includes these proteins:
- the metH gene encoding methionine synthase: protein MRGSLREALKRRVVVADGAMGTMLQAADLTLDDFEGLEGCNEILNVTRPDVVRSVHDAYFAVGVDCVETNTFGANHANLAEYDIADRIHELAEAGARLAREVADGWSTADRPRWVLGSVGPGTKLPSLGHVDFTTLRDAYRAQVDGLLAGGADAVLVETAQDLLQAKAAVIGARRAMKAAGVDVPLIVNVTVETTGTMLLGSEIGAALTALEPLGLDHIGLNCATGPAEMSEHLRHLARYATTGLACMPNAGLPELTSDGAHYPLTPRQLADAHDLFTAEYGLSLVGGCCGTTPEHLRQVVERVGGREVAPRSPQVEAGAASLYQHVPFRQDTSYLAIGERTNANGSKAFREAMLEGRLDDCVEIARSQTRDGSHLLDLCVDYVGRDGAADMRELAARLATASTLPLVLDSTEPAVIEAGLQCLGGRSVVNSVNYEDGDGPNSRIRKIMPVVKEHGAAVIALTIDEEGQARTAEWKVRVAERLIGQLTGEWGMRVEDIIVDCLTFPIATGQEETRRDGIETIEAIREIKRRHPGVQTTLGVSNVSFGLNPAARTVLNSVFLHECVAAGLDSAIVHSARILPISRIPQEHYEVALDLVYDRRRPADGDEPGYDPLTRFLELFEGVTATTEDRAAALAGLPLFERLERRIVDGERKGLEADLDQALTQKPALAIVNDTLLSGMRTVGELFGSGQMQLPFVLQSAEVMKAAVAHLEPHMEKLDDGSDASKGTIVLATVKGDVHDIGKNLVDIILSNNGYDVVNLGIKQPINAILDAAEEHRADVIGMSGLLVKSTVVMRENLEEMNQRGVSARWPVILGGAALTRAFVEDDLAEIYQGEVRYARDAFEGLRLMDAVASVRTDPGKDLAEALPALRKRRVARGTARERTADDDAADVRSDVAADNPVPVPPFWGTRVVRGLRLADYAAYLDERATFLGQWGLKGSRGGPSYEDLVETEGRPRLRMWLDRLHTEGILEAAVVYGYFPAVSEGRDLVILDPDDQRKELERFTFPRQRRDRRLCLSDFFRSRASGDVDVVAFQLVTMGSGVAEATGKLFESNSYRDYLELHGLSVQLTEALAEYWHARVRDELGFGAEDDPALGGILKQEYRGSRYSFGYPACPELADRVKLVRLLRPERIGVNLSEELQLHPEQSTDALVVHHPEAKYFNAT, encoded by the coding sequence ATGCGGGGGAGCTTGCGCGAGGCCCTGAAGCGGCGCGTCGTGGTGGCCGACGGTGCCATGGGCACCATGCTCCAGGCCGCGGACCTCACCCTGGACGACTTCGAGGGGCTCGAGGGCTGCAACGAGATCCTCAACGTGACACGCCCGGACGTGGTCCGCTCCGTCCACGACGCCTACTTCGCGGTTGGCGTCGACTGCGTGGAGACGAACACGTTCGGGGCGAACCACGCCAATCTTGCTGAGTACGACATCGCCGACCGCATCCACGAACTCGCCGAAGCCGGCGCCCGGCTGGCCCGCGAGGTCGCCGACGGGTGGTCCACCGCCGACCGGCCGCGCTGGGTGCTGGGCAGCGTGGGGCCCGGCACGAAGCTGCCGTCGCTGGGCCACGTCGACTTCACGACCCTGCGCGATGCCTACCGCGCCCAGGTGGACGGGCTGCTGGCCGGCGGCGCCGACGCCGTGCTCGTCGAGACCGCACAGGACCTGCTCCAGGCCAAGGCCGCCGTCATCGGCGCCCGCCGAGCCATGAAGGCCGCGGGCGTCGACGTCCCGCTGATCGTCAACGTGACGGTGGAGACCACCGGCACCATGCTGCTGGGTTCCGAGATCGGCGCCGCGCTGACCGCGCTCGAACCGCTCGGCCTCGACCACATCGGGCTCAACTGCGCCACCGGCCCGGCCGAGATGAGCGAGCACCTGCGGCACCTGGCGCGCTACGCGACTACCGGCCTGGCCTGCATGCCGAACGCCGGACTGCCGGAGCTGACCTCCGACGGCGCGCACTACCCGCTGACGCCGCGGCAGCTGGCGGACGCGCACGACCTGTTCACCGCCGAGTACGGGTTGTCGCTGGTCGGCGGGTGCTGTGGCACCACGCCGGAGCACCTGCGGCAGGTGGTGGAGCGGGTCGGCGGCCGCGAGGTCGCGCCGCGCAGCCCGCAGGTCGAGGCCGGCGCGGCCAGCCTGTACCAGCACGTCCCGTTCCGGCAGGACACCTCGTACCTGGCCATCGGCGAGCGCACCAACGCCAACGGCTCGAAGGCGTTCCGCGAAGCCATGCTCGAAGGCCGCCTCGACGACTGTGTCGAGATCGCCCGCTCACAGACCCGCGACGGCTCACACCTGCTGGACCTGTGTGTCGACTACGTGGGCCGCGACGGCGCGGCCGACATGCGTGAGCTGGCCGCCCGGCTGGCGACCGCGAGCACCCTTCCGCTCGTGCTCGACTCCACGGAGCCGGCGGTCATCGAGGCCGGCCTGCAATGCCTGGGTGGGCGCAGCGTCGTCAACTCCGTGAACTACGAGGACGGCGACGGCCCGAACTCCCGCATCCGCAAGATCATGCCGGTCGTCAAGGAGCACGGTGCCGCCGTCATCGCGCTCACCATCGACGAGGAAGGCCAGGCGCGCACCGCCGAGTGGAAGGTCCGGGTGGCCGAGCGGCTCATCGGCCAGCTGACCGGTGAGTGGGGGATGCGGGTCGAGGACATCATCGTCGACTGCCTGACGTTCCCCATCGCCACCGGACAGGAGGAGACGCGCCGCGACGGCATCGAGACCATCGAGGCGATCCGCGAGATCAAGCGCCGCCACCCCGGCGTCCAGACGACGCTGGGCGTCTCGAACGTCTCGTTCGGCCTGAATCCGGCCGCCCGGACGGTGCTGAACTCGGTGTTCCTGCACGAGTGCGTGGCCGCCGGCCTGGACTCCGCGATCGTGCACTCCGCCCGGATCCTGCCGATCTCGAGGATCCCGCAGGAGCATTACGAGGTGGCCCTCGACCTGGTCTACGACCGGCGCCGCCCGGCCGACGGCGACGAGCCCGGTTACGACCCGCTGACCCGGTTCCTCGAGCTGTTCGAGGGCGTGACGGCGACGACGGAGGACCGCGCGGCCGCCCTGGCGGGGCTGCCGCTGTTCGAGCGGCTGGAGCGGCGCATCGTCGACGGCGAGCGCAAGGGTCTGGAGGCGGACCTAGATCAAGCTCTGACGCAGAAGCCCGCTCTGGCGATCGTGAACGACACCCTGCTGAGCGGCATGCGCACCGTCGGCGAGCTGTTCGGCTCGGGCCAGATGCAGCTGCCGTTCGTGCTGCAGAGCGCGGAGGTCATGAAGGCCGCCGTCGCCCACCTCGAACCGCACATGGAGAAGCTGGACGACGGCAGCGACGCGTCGAAGGGCACGATCGTGCTCGCCACGGTCAAGGGTGACGTCCACGACATCGGCAAGAATCTCGTCGACATCATCCTGTCGAACAACGGCTACGACGTGGTCAACCTCGGCATCAAGCAACCGATCAACGCGATCCTCGACGCCGCCGAGGAACACCGTGCCGACGTCATCGGCATGTCCGGGCTGCTGGTGAAGAGCACCGTGGTCATGAGGGAGAACCTGGAGGAGATGAACCAGCGCGGGGTGTCGGCGCGCTGGCCGGTCATCCTCGGCGGCGCCGCGCTGACCCGCGCCTTCGTCGAGGACGACCTCGCCGAGATCTACCAGGGCGAGGTCCGGTACGCGCGCGACGCGTTCGAAGGGCTGCGGCTCATGGACGCGGTCGCCAGTGTGCGCACCGACCCGGGCAAGGACCTGGCCGAGGCGCTGCCGGCACTGCGCAAGCGGCGCGTCGCACGCGGCACGGCACGCGAGCGCACAGCCGACGACGACGCCGCCGACGTGCGCTCCGATGTCGCCGCCGACAACCCCGTGCCGGTACCGCCGTTCTGGGGCACCCGCGTGGTGCGGGGCCTGCGCCTGGCCGACTACGCGGCGTACCTGGACGAGCGGGCGACGTTCCTCGGCCAGTGGGGGCTGAAGGGCAGCCGCGGCGGCCCGTCGTACGAGGACCTGGTCGAGACCGAGGGGCGGCCGCGGCTGCGCATGTGGCTGGACCGCCTGCACACCGAGGGCATCCTCGAGGCGGCCGTCGTGTACGGGTACTTCCCGGCCGTGTCCGAGGGCCGGGACCTCGTCATCCTGGATCCGGACGATCAGCGCAAGGAACTGGAGCGCTTCACGTTCCCGCGGCAGCGCCGCGACCGCCGGCTGTGCCTGTCCGACTTCTTCCGGTCCCGTGCGTCCGGCGACGTCGACGTCGTCGCATTCCAGCTGGTGACCATGGGCTCCGGAGTGGCCGAGGCGACGGGGAAGCTGTTCGAGAGCAACTCCTACCGCGACTACCTGGAGCTGCACGGACTGTCGGTGCAGCTCACCGAGGCACTGGCGGAGTACTGGCACGCGCGCGTCCGCGACGAGCTCGGGTTCGGCGCCGAGGACGACCCCGCGCTCGGCGGCATCCTCAAGCAGGAATACCGCGGGTCGCGGTACTCCTTCGGCTACCCGGCCTGCCCCGAGCTGGCCGACCGGGTCAAGCTGGTGCGGCTGCTGCGCCCGGAGCGGATCGGCGTGAACCTGTCCGAGGAGCTGCAGCTGCACCCCGAGCAGTCCACGGACGCGCTGGTCGTGCATCACCCCGAGGCGAAGTACTTCAACGCGACGTAG
- a CDS encoding PAC2 family protein: MELDGTPQLRDPVLIAAFEGWNDAGEAATAGIEHLEREWEATPVAALDPDQYYDFQVNRPQVSVDETGTRSLQWPTTRLSVVTLEDADRDIILLRGIEPNMRWRGFCAELLATAADLGVEQVITLGALLADVPHTRPVPVTASASDPEQAERLGLETSKYEGPTGIVGVFQDAATKAGLDSISLWAAVPHYVAQSPCPKATLVLMQRVEDVLRLPVPLGDLVEQTEAWQHGVDELAEEDSDVAEYVRRLEEARDTVDLPEASGEHIAREFERYLRRRDN, translated from the coding sequence ATGGAGCTCGACGGTACGCCGCAGCTGCGCGATCCTGTCCTGATCGCGGCGTTCGAGGGCTGGAACGACGCCGGCGAGGCCGCCACCGCCGGTATCGAGCACCTCGAACGCGAATGGGAAGCCACCCCGGTGGCGGCACTCGACCCCGACCAGTACTACGACTTCCAGGTCAACCGGCCGCAGGTCAGCGTCGACGAAACCGGGACCCGCAGCCTCCAGTGGCCCACCACGCGCCTGTCCGTGGTCACGCTCGAGGACGCCGACCGCGACATCATCCTGCTGCGCGGCATCGAGCCCAACATGCGCTGGCGCGGGTTCTGCGCCGAGCTGCTCGCCACCGCGGCCGACCTCGGCGTCGAGCAGGTCATCACGCTCGGCGCGCTGCTCGCCGACGTCCCGCACACCCGTCCGGTCCCGGTCACCGCCTCGGCCAGCGACCCCGAGCAGGCCGAGCGGCTCGGGCTGGAGACCTCCAAGTACGAGGGACCCACCGGCATCGTCGGCGTCTTCCAGGACGCCGCCACCAAAGCCGGGCTCGACTCCATCTCCCTCTGGGCCGCCGTTCCCCACTACGTCGCCCAGTCCCCCTGCCCCAAGGCGACACTCGTGCTCATGCAGCGCGTCGAGGACGTCCTGCGGCTCCCGGTGCCCCTGGGTGATCTGGTCGAGCAGACCGAAGCGTGGCAGCACGGCGTCGACGAACTCGCCGAGGAGGACTCCGACGTCGCCGAGTACGTCCGCCGGCTCGAAGAGGCCCGCGACACCGTCGACCTCCCCGAAGCCTCCGGCGAGCACATCGCCCGCGAGTTCGAGCGCTACCTGCGCCGCCGGGACAACTGA
- a CDS encoding type IV toxin-antitoxin system AbiEi family antitoxin domain-containing protein has protein sequence MDEHLRGLAASQGNVVLRRQLLRAGYSDNELYRLRQRGELVPIRRGAYAETRVWETLDAFERHKTLVRAVMMQLDQPAVPSHVSAAVMCGLRVWNADLSLVHVTRADLHSPRREAGVVHHAGPLTDSDLVTVVHDVVVTAPHRTALDIARTVGFEAAIVVADSALAQLDHDRGLLLRTLDGMRDWAGARAAGRVVEFADGLSESVGESRARVQFERVGLPRPRLQVPVAVPGQPQDRVDFLFEEQRTVVEFDGRVKYGRLPGPGEDAADAVWREKVREDRIRDQGYRFARVVWADLYRDDVVRARLRRAFGRLGRRAA, from the coding sequence ATGGACGAACACCTCCGCGGCCTCGCCGCCAGCCAGGGCAACGTCGTACTGCGACGGCAGCTCCTCCGAGCCGGCTACTCCGACAACGAGCTCTACCGCCTCCGTCAGCGCGGCGAGCTCGTCCCGATCAGGCGCGGCGCCTACGCCGAGACCCGGGTCTGGGAGACGCTCGACGCGTTCGAGCGCCACAAGACGCTCGTGCGGGCCGTCATGATGCAGCTCGACCAGCCGGCGGTGCCGAGTCACGTCTCGGCGGCCGTGATGTGCGGGCTCCGGGTGTGGAATGCTGATCTGTCGCTCGTCCACGTCACCCGTGCCGACCTGCATTCGCCCCGGCGCGAGGCCGGCGTCGTCCACCATGCCGGCCCCCTCACCGACAGTGACCTCGTCACCGTCGTCCACGATGTCGTCGTCACCGCCCCGCACCGCACCGCGCTCGACATCGCTCGCACGGTCGGGTTCGAAGCCGCGATCGTCGTCGCCGACAGTGCCCTGGCCCAGCTGGACCATGATCGCGGCCTCCTGCTCCGTACCCTCGACGGGATGCGTGACTGGGCCGGCGCACGGGCGGCGGGCCGGGTGGTGGAGTTCGCGGACGGGTTGTCCGAGTCGGTCGGCGAGTCGCGGGCCCGGGTCCAGTTCGAGCGGGTGGGCCTGCCGCGGCCGCGGCTCCAGGTCCCCGTGGCCGTTCCCGGGCAACCCCAGGATCGGGTGGACTTCCTGTTCGAGGAGCAGCGCACGGTGGTGGAGTTCGACGGACGCGTGAAGTACGGCAGGCTGCCGGGGCCTGGCGAGGACGCCGCCGACGCCGTGTGGCGGGAGAAGGTGCGCGAGGACCGCATCCGCGATCAGGGGTACCGCTTCGCCCGGGTCGTCTGGGCTGATCTGTATCGCGACGACGTCGTCCGGGCCCGTCTGCGTCGCGCCTTCGGGCGCCTGGGGCGACGCGCCGCGTGA
- the mshC gene encoding cysteine--1-D-myo-inosityl 2-amino-2-deoxy-alpha-D-glucopyranoside ligase yields MRVWSAPDLPALPGTGLPVRLYDTATASPRTVEPGPTASMYVCGITPYDATHLGHAATYLAFDLLNRAWRDAGHGVAYVQNVTDIDDPLLERATETGENWRALADRETELFTEDMAWLRVLPPDRYIGAVEAIPLIVSLIQRMESSVYDVDGDLYFSVRSDPAFGSVAGLSERQMHELFAERGGDPDRPGKKDPLDPVVWQRARPGEPSWDSPFGAGRPGWHVECTAIAMEHLGVPFDVQGGGNDLAFPHHEMSASHAHVVAGSFATAYVHAGMVGFDGEKMSKSLGNLVFVSKLRHEGVEPAAVRLALLATHYRADREWSQDVLTTAQQRMERWRAAAAAPAGADASRLLAAVRERLADDLDSPGALAAVDEWAATPGADPDAPGLATRVIDTLLGISLAK; encoded by the coding sequence ATGCGAGTCTGGTCTGCCCCCGACCTGCCGGCCCTGCCCGGGACCGGGCTGCCCGTGCGGTTGTACGACACGGCGACGGCCTCCCCGCGGACCGTGGAACCCGGCCCCACGGCGTCCATGTACGTCTGCGGCATCACCCCGTACGACGCCACGCACCTCGGGCACGCGGCCACGTACCTCGCGTTCGACCTGCTCAACCGGGCCTGGCGCGACGCCGGCCACGGCGTCGCCTACGTGCAGAACGTCACCGACATCGACGACCCCCTGCTGGAACGGGCCACCGAGACCGGGGAGAACTGGCGGGCACTCGCCGACCGCGAGACCGAGCTGTTCACCGAGGACATGGCCTGGCTGCGCGTGCTGCCGCCGGATCGGTACATCGGCGCCGTCGAGGCGATCCCGCTCATCGTCTCCCTGATCCAGCGCATGGAGTCGTCGGTCTACGACGTCGACGGCGACCTCTACTTCTCGGTGCGCTCCGACCCAGCGTTCGGTTCCGTGGCGGGGCTGTCGGAGCGGCAGATGCACGAGCTGTTCGCCGAGCGCGGGGGCGACCCGGACCGGCCGGGCAAGAAGGACCCCCTCGACCCGGTGGTCTGGCAGCGGGCCCGGCCCGGCGAGCCGTCGTGGGACAGCCCGTTCGGCGCCGGCCGCCCCGGCTGGCACGTCGAGTGCACCGCCATCGCCATGGAGCACCTCGGTGTGCCGTTCGACGTCCAGGGCGGCGGCAACGACCTCGCATTCCCGCACCACGAGATGTCCGCGTCGCACGCACACGTCGTCGCCGGCTCCTTCGCGACGGCATACGTCCACGCCGGCATGGTCGGTTTCGACGGCGAGAAGATGTCCAAGTCGCTGGGCAACCTGGTGTTCGTGTCGAAGCTGCGCCACGAGGGCGTGGAACCCGCCGCGGTCCGGCTGGCCCTGCTGGCGACGCACTACCGAGCCGACCGGGAATGGTCGCAGGACGTGCTGACCACGGCGCAGCAGCGGATGGAGCGGTGGCGTGCCGCCGCGGCCGCACCGGCCGGCGCCGACGCGTCGAGGCTGCTGGCGGCGGTGCGGGAGCGGCTGGCCGACGACCTCGACAGCCCGGGCGCCCTCGCCGCCGTCGACGAGTGGGCCGCGACCCCGGGTGCCGACCCCGACGCCCCTGGTCTCGCCACCCGCGTCATCGACACCCTCCTCGGCATCTCCCTGGCGAAATGA
- a CDS encoding SCO1664 family protein yields the protein MDLLSLLRDGELTVEGRLVVASNLTLVGQVSHGEQTVRCVYKPIRGEQPLWDFPDGTLAAREVAAYELSRAAGWHVVPPTVFRPDGPFGPGMCQAWMEQPSAPAPSWVDVVAPGAAGEGWLPILHAVDGDGDPVVLVHADDPGLRRLALFDAVVNNADRKGGHVLAADPAVASGLAAIVGVDHGVCFNVEPKLRTVLWGWAGEPITAGERAELESVRTLLDGPLGATLGGLLDDDEVAATAQRVDVLLARGALPSPEGRMPVPWPVF from the coding sequence GTGGACCTGCTGAGCCTGCTGCGCGACGGTGAGCTGACGGTCGAAGGGCGGTTGGTCGTCGCGTCCAACCTCACCCTCGTCGGGCAGGTTAGCCACGGCGAGCAGACGGTGCGCTGCGTCTACAAGCCGATCCGGGGCGAACAGCCGCTCTGGGACTTCCCCGACGGCACCCTGGCCGCCCGCGAGGTCGCCGCGTACGAGCTGTCCCGGGCCGCCGGGTGGCACGTCGTGCCGCCGACGGTGTTCCGGCCCGACGGCCCATTCGGACCGGGCATGTGCCAGGCGTGGATGGAACAGCCGTCCGCGCCGGCCCCGTCGTGGGTGGACGTCGTCGCGCCCGGTGCCGCGGGGGAGGGCTGGCTGCCCATCCTGCACGCGGTCGACGGGGACGGCGACCCGGTGGTGCTCGTCCATGCCGATGACCCCGGCCTGCGGCGGCTGGCGCTGTTCGACGCCGTCGTGAACAACGCCGACCGCAAAGGCGGGCATGTCCTGGCCGCCGACCCCGCCGTCGCCTCGGGGCTGGCCGCGATCGTGGGCGTCGACCACGGCGTCTGCTTCAACGTCGAGCCCAAGCTGCGCACCGTCCTGTGGGGCTGGGCGGGCGAACCCATCACCGCCGGCGAACGGGCCGAGCTGGAATCGGTGCGGACGCTGCTCGACGGCCCGCTGGGTGCCACCCTGGGCGGTCTGCTGGACGACGACGAGGTGGCCGCGACCGCCCAGCGGGTCGACGTCCTGCTGGCCCGGGGAGCCCTGCCCAGTCCCGAGGGGCGGATGCCGGTTCCCTGGCCCGTGTTCTGA
- a CDS encoding DUF3090 domain-containing protein: MVAQVYRFDSPDRFVAGTVGRPGERSFFLQARDATQLISVLLEKEQVSVLAERVDAMLDEILRRAGGLTSVPAVAPPDTEDLDPLEQPIVEEFRVGAMTLSWDTDAERVVVAAYAVTDDESEPPDDPDESDRDVMVVRLSGQEARAFAKRAQAVVAAGRPPCPLCSLPLDPAGHVCPRQNGYRRRD; the protein is encoded by the coding sequence GTGGTCGCGCAGGTGTACCGATTCGATTCGCCCGACCGGTTCGTCGCCGGCACCGTCGGGCGCCCCGGCGAGCGTTCCTTCTTCCTCCAGGCACGCGACGCCACCCAGCTGATCAGCGTTCTGCTCGAGAAGGAGCAGGTGTCGGTGCTCGCCGAGCGGGTCGACGCCATGCTCGACGAGATCCTTCGCCGGGCCGGCGGGCTCACGTCCGTGCCGGCGGTCGCGCCACCGGACACCGAGGACCTCGACCCGCTGGAGCAGCCCATCGTCGAGGAGTTCCGGGTCGGCGCCATGACGCTGTCCTGGGACACCGACGCCGAACGGGTCGTCGTCGCCGCCTACGCCGTCACCGACGACGAGAGCGAGCCGCCGGACGACCCCGACGAATCCGACCGCGACGTCATGGTGGTGCGGCTGTCCGGGCAGGAGGCGCGGGCGTTCGCCAAACGCGCCCAGGCCGTCGTCGCGGCCGGGCGGCCGCCGTGCCCGCTGTGCAGCCTGCCGCTCGACCCGGCCGGTCACGTCTGCCCACGCCAGAACGGCTACCGGCGGCGGGACTGA
- a CDS encoding MSMEG_4193 family putative phosphomutase, with product MPTVVLVRHGRTAANAAGVLAGRTPGVALDENGRAAVVRLAERLRAARPAAVVSSPLERCAETARGIAAGRDVVIDDRLTECDYGSWTGRPLAELREERLWKVVQDHPSGVVFPGGESLRAVQERAVAAVRDHDTRLAATDGGAGAVWLAVSHADVIKAVVADALGMHLDHFQRIVIDPCSVTVVSYTEHRPFVLRLNDVSGDLGFLAPPARQEQRSVPAGDAVVGGGAGT from the coding sequence ATGCCAACAGTCGTCCTCGTACGGCACGGCCGGACCGCCGCGAACGCGGCCGGCGTGCTGGCAGGCCGGACCCCCGGAGTCGCCCTCGACGAGAACGGCCGGGCCGCGGTCGTCCGGCTCGCGGAGCGGTTGCGGGCGGCGCGGCCCGCGGCCGTCGTCAGCAGCCCGCTCGAACGCTGTGCCGAGACCGCCCGCGGCATCGCCGCCGGCCGCGACGTCGTCATCGACGACCGCCTCACCGAGTGCGACTACGGCAGCTGGACCGGGCGGCCGCTGGCCGAGCTGCGCGAGGAACGGCTCTGGAAGGTCGTGCAGGACCACCCCTCCGGCGTGGTCTTCCCAGGCGGCGAGTCGCTGCGCGCCGTGCAGGAACGGGCCGTGGCGGCGGTACGCGACCACGACACCCGGCTGGCCGCCACGGACGGCGGCGCCGGGGCGGTGTGGCTGGCGGTGTCCCACGCCGACGTCATCAAAGCCGTCGTCGCCGACGCGCTGGGCATGCACCTGGACCATTTCCAGCGCATCGTGATCGACCCCTGCTCGGTCACCGTCGTCTCCTACACCGAGCACCGCCCGTTCGTGCTGCGCCTCAACGACGTCAGCGGCGACCTGGGCTTCCTGGCCCCGCCTGCCCGGCAGGAGCAGCGCAGCGTGCCCGCCGGCGACGCCGTCGTCGGCGGTGGCGCGGGCACGTGA